A stretch of Salvelinus alpinus chromosome 4, SLU_Salpinus.1, whole genome shotgun sequence DNA encodes these proteins:
- the LOC139574596 gene encoding phospholipase A and acyltransferase 4-like, whose product MAPTLYDKKPEPGDLIEIFRGNYQHWALYVGDGFVVHLAPPSEGPGARANSMMSVLSDTAKVKKEEIWDVVGHDQWCVNNQLDEKYQVRPIREILREAQAYVDQEMPYCVFRGNCEHFVTDLRYGKAESRQVRQAVETVGMAAMVGFGVLAVAGIAAAIFGGGSKKKNEEEEYK is encoded by the exons ATGGCTCCAACATTG TATGATAAGAAGCCGGAGCCAGGGGATCTGATAGAGATATTCAGAGGGAACTACCAGCACTGGGCTTTGTACGTTGGTGACGGTTTTGTTGTTCACCTGGCCCCACCCT CCGAGGGACCTGGGGCCAGGGCCAACAGCATGATGTCTGTGCTCAGTGACACGGCTAAGGTGAAGAAGGAAGAGATCTGGGACGTGGTGGGGCATGATCAGTGGTGTGTAAACAACCAGCTGGATGAGAAGTACCAG GTCAGACCCATACGTGAGATACTGAGGGAAGCCCAGGCCTATGTGGACCAGGAGATGCCCTACTGTGTCTTCAGGGGGAACTGTGAGCACTTTGTCACAGATCTGAGATATGGGAAGGCTGAGTCTCGACAG GTTCGTCAGGCTGTGGAAACTGTGGGAATGGCTGCAATGGTGGGCTTCGGAGTCCTTGCTGTTGCAGGTATCGCAGCGGCCATCTTTGGAGGTGGAAGCAAGAAGAAGAATGAAGAAGAAGAATATAAGTGA
- the LOC139574599 gene encoding phospholipase A and acyltransferase 3-like: MAPTLYDKKPEPGDLIEIFRGNYQHWALYVGDGFVVHLAPPSEGPGARANSMMSVLSDKAKVKKEEIWDVVGHDQWCVNNQLDEKYQVRPIREILREAQAYVDQEMPYCVFRGNCEHFVTELRYGKAESRQVRQAVGMATMVGLGFLAVAGIAAIFGGGSKKKNEEEEEYK, from the exons ATGGCTCCAACATTG TATGATAAGAAGCCGGAGCCAGGGGATCTGATAGAGATATTCAGAGGGAACTACCAGCACTGGGCTTTGTACGTTGGTGACGGTTTTGTTGTTCACCTGGCCCCACCCT CCGAGGGACCTGGGGCCAGGGCCAACAGCATGATGTCTGTGCTCAGTGACAAGGCTAAGGTGAAGAAGGAAGAGATCTGGGACGTGGTGGGGCATGATCAGTGGTGTGTAAACAACCAGCTGGATGAGAAGTACCAG GTCAGACCCATACGTGAGATACTGAGGGAAGCCCAGGCCTATGTGGACCAGGAGATGCCCTACTGTGTCTTCAGGGGGAACTGTGAGCACTTTGTCACAGAGCTGAGATATGGGAAGGCTGAGTCTCGACAG GTTCGTCAGGCTGTGGGAATGGCCACAATGGTGGGCCTCGGATTCCTTGCTGTTGCAGGTATCGCGGCCATCTTTGGAGGTGGAAGCAAGAAGAagaatgaagaagaagaagaatataAGTGA
- the ints5 gene encoding integrator complex subunit 5: MSGFFDGTLLTVTMQTSLAHSPQNAFSPKELSQEIKSFISGVDQTQGRKLSVREHARCAVRLLRSVPACRGAVLEHLRGVYNEHVSAFLHNLEADGEGDGDSNLEDVITEVHGVLSEFIRLNPRAWAPLVSTWAVDLLGQLSSKHAGRRAAPQSSSLNELLQLWMSCAATRSLMEAYTQCLAAMIAWCPDQCVDSLLDTSVQHSPHFDWVVAHIGSSFPGTIISRVLACGLKDFCSHGTADKGQGDKSNRVPKIGSVVGILGHLAARHSDSIRRELLRMFQESLSPPTIPPSSGSTSWEHSAQLRQGAVPFLLQLAALSPSLLGAVSAELVESLRPPVLLQLQAVLQGLPRDELDNMMGLVVHLIAQSPAGGARILRFLADTATPASVIISGPMPSPHEGVREACDRLLQMLLLHLHKLVYTCSEGDDGYYNRPHSPSFQAPRVVPFLEELQSHVGELCAETLRLERKRHLWLHQLLCLLSVYRGPSVATEALCQLLTLARNPDQLALAWQLHTPLSTCLPGLIPAAVTRCVAQIHTHTLGPKQLCQLLLNLASTLQSVQEEERRGPGGMGGEGGARPQSSMAAQVGAAVSGHLHDFCPLLLHGDPAVSHAAVWLLSRSLLPRAALPSHLLLVCRAAVTHFFLALRRRVQAGKGRDGGQGGEAVNCSVLLLSHLAGYSPLTLKCVLLQLVEGALHKGNTDLFGGQSEDIGGDTPISPSLAPDRGGSLLDINCRFGTTVNFSGSVWSVFHAGVIGKGLKQHSATPHPDAASVIQNVQTLLAVTVQCCSAPSGNGGNSGGARHQSSVVPDELPPINAEAAKMMAVTLVEYICPDVANGELSWPPEEHARTTVERDIHIRRCFEAHPVLFPLLHVVAAGRPALCYCSAVLRGLLATLLAHWEASREPLAVDSPWHLQASCMLVSCMGEGQLLPPVLGNVHEAFPYLMPFEVRLLLLAVWEYVRGNGPMPQKFVFSAEKGLFCRDFARDGDVARYVAPIHSVLHKNIDRLGHLCWRFQL; the protein is encoded by the exons ATGTCTGGCTTTTTTGACGGAACTCTCCTGACAGTCACCATGCAGACCTCTCTCGCTCACTCACCGCAGAATGCATTTAG cCCCAAGGAGCTGTCCCAGGAGATCAAATCCTTCATCAGTGGCGTGGACCAGACCCAGGGTCGTAAACTCAGCGTCCGTGAGCATGCTCGCTGTGCTGTGCGTCTACTACGATCCGTGCCTGCCTGTCGCGGGGCGGTGCTTGAGCACCTAAGGGGCGTTTACAACGAGCACGTATCAGCCTTTCTTCACAATCTGGAGGCGGACGGCGAGGGCGACGGGGACTCCAACCTGGAGGACGTCATCACGGAGGTCCATGGCGTCCTGTCAGAGTTCATCAGGCTCAACCCCCGAGCCTGGGCTCCCCTCGTTTCCACCTGGGCTGTAGACCTGCTGGGGCAGCTGAGCTCCAAGCATGCTGGTCGCAGGGCAGCTCCCCAATCATCCAGCCTCAATGAGCTGCTGCAGCTGTGGATGTCCTGTGCAGCTACCCGCTCCCTCATGGAGGCCTATACCCAGTGCCTGGCGGCCATGATAGCCTGGTGTCCTGATCAATGTGTGGACAGTCTCCTGGACACCTCTGTGCAGCACTCTCCCCACTTTGACTGGGTGGTAGCCCACATCGGATCCTCCTTCCCGGGCACCATCATTAGCCGCGTCCTGGCCTGTGGCCTTAAAGACTTCTGTTCCCACGGAACGGCTGACAAGGGTCAGGGAGACAAGAGCAACCGAGTGCCTAAGATCGGCTCTGTGGTGGGGATCCTGGGCCACCTGGCGGCGCGGCACTCTGACAGCATCCGGCGGGAGCTGCTGAGGATGTTCCAGGAGAGCCTCAGTCCCCCGACTATACCCCCCAGCTCTGGGTCCACCTCCTGGGAACACTCAGCCCAGCTCCGCCAAGGCGCAGTGCCCTTCCTCCTCCAGCTGGCGGCGCTGTCACCCTCTCTGCTGGGCGCCGTGTCTGCTGAGCTGGTGGAGTCTCTACGGCCTCCAGTCTTGCTCCAGCTCCAGGCTGTTCTACAGGGGCTTCCCAGGGACGAGCTGGACAACATGATGGGGCTGGTTGTTCACCTCATCGCCCAGAGCCCTGCTGGAGGGGCACGCATCCTCCGCTTCCTCGCTGACACGGCCACCCCCGCATCCGTCATTATCTCCGGCCCAATGCCTTCCCCTCACGAGGGGGTCCGGGAGGCCTGCGACCGTCTCCTCCAGATGCTCCTGCTGCACCTCCACAAGCTGGTCTACACCTGCTCAGAGGGGGACGATGGCTACTACAACCGcccccactctccctccttccaGGCCCCCCGGGTAGTCCCCTTCCTGGAGGAGCTGCAGTCACACGTGGGAGAGCTGTGTGCCGAGACATTGAGGCTGGAGAGGAAGCGCCATCTCTGGCTGCACCAGCTGCTGTGTCTGCTGTCTGTGTacaggggccccagtgttgccACGGAGGCCCTCTGTCAGCTGCTCACCCTGGCCCGGAACCCAGACCAGCTGGCCCTGGCCTGGCAGCTCCACACCCCGCTGTCCACCTGCCTGCCAGGCCTCATCCCTGCAGCAGTGACCCGCTGCGTGGCccagatccacacacacaccctgggacCCAAGCAGCTCTGCCAGCTCCTCCTCAACCTGGCCTCCACCTTGCAGAGtgtacaggaggaggagaggaggggtcctGGAGGcatgggaggagaaggaggtgcgAGACCTCAGTCATCCATGGCAGCGCAGGTTGGAGCAGCGGTCTCGGGACACCTCCATGATTTCTGCCCTCTGCTCCTCCACGGTGACCCGGCGGTATCCCACGCTGCCGTGTGGCTCCTGTCCCGCAGCCTCCTCCCCCGTGCCGCCCTGCCTTCCCACCTGCTGCTCGTCTGTCGGGCCGCCGTCACACACTTCTTCCTGGCGCTGCGGAGGAGAGTACAGGCAGGGAAGGGGAGAGACGGAGGGCAGGGAGGAGAGGCGGTGAACTGTTCGGTGCTCCTCCTGTCCCATCTGGCAGGTTACTCCCCTCTAACCCTCAAATGTGTCCTGCTGCAGCTGGTGGAGGGAGCTCTACATAAAGGAAACACTGACCTGTTCGGAGGGCAGAGCGAGGACATTGGAGGGGACACCCCCATCTCCCCGTCCTTGGCCCCTGACCGGGGGGGCTCCCTGCTGGACATCAACTGCAGGTTCGGCACTACGGTCAACTTCTCTGGCAGTGTGTGGTCTGTGTTCCATGCTGGGGTGATAGGGAAGGGTCTGAAGCAGCACAGCGCTACGCCTCACCCCGACGCCGCCAGTGTCATACAGAACGTCCAGACTCTGCTGGCTGTCACCGTCCAGTGCTGCAGCGCTCCATCTGGGAATGGTGGCAACAGTGGCGGCGCCCGACACCAATCCTCTGTCGTTCCCGACGAGCTGCCGCCCATCAACGCTGAGGCGGCCAAAATGATGGCGGTGACGCTGGTGGAGTATATCTGCCCCGACGTGGCCAACGGGGAACTGTCATGGCCACCAGAGGAACACGCCCGCACCACTGTAGAACGCGACATACACATCCGCCGCTGCTTCGAGGCCCaccctgtcctcttccctttacTCCATGTTGTGGCTGCCGGGCGTCCTGCTCTCTGTTACTGTTCTGCGGTGCTCCGGGGCCTGCTGGCTACTCTGCTAGCCCACTGGGAGGCTTCGAGGGAGCCTTTGGCAGTAGACTCCCCCTGGCACCTCCAGGCCTCCTGCATGCTGGTGTCATGTATGGGCGAGGGCCAGCTGCTGCCCCCCGTGCTGGGCAACGTCCACGAGGCCTTCCCCTACCTGATGCCCTTCGAGGTGAGGCTTCTCCTCCTGGCTGTGTGGGAGTACGTGAGGGGCAATGGCCCCATGCCACAGAAGTTTGTCTTCAGTGCCGAGAAGGGCCTGTTCTGCCGGGATTTCGCACGGGACGGGGACGTGGCAAGATACGTAGCGCCCATCCACAGTGTCCTGCATAAGAACATTGACCGGCTGGGGCATCTATGCTGGCGTTTCCAGCTCTGA